One Pseudoalteromonas rubra genomic window, TTTGACATCGCGCTTGCCAATCAGGAACTCATTAGAACGCAAGCGGCCCTTAGTCATAAAGTACTCCATCAATGGGTTATTGTGTGGGCGGTAAAAACCGATCCCCGGCTGAGCAATACCCAGCACTCTGCCCAGCATTTCCAGATGCAGCATATGTGGGACTAGCAACAGGACACCTTTGCCATTGGCCTGCGCCTGTTCAACGTACTTTATGCCTTTTATGGAGCCGACGACCCGATTGAGCCGCCATTGGGGCCACCACCAGGCCATTGAGGTTTCGAAGGTCGCGATACCTGTGTTTTCCATATTTTTCAGGACCATATCGGCACGTTGTTGCGCGTCCATAGTGGGAAAGCACAAACGCAAATTGACATCCGCAATACGACGACGCTTTTTTAACAGGCGGTGCACCAGGCGACCGAGCATTTTCCCCAGCCACAGTTGAATACCTTGCGGCAGCCAGGTCAGAGCATACATAAAAAACACACTCAGCCAGGTTGGCCAGAATTTTGGGGCTAAAAATGCCAGCTTAAAGGTGGGGTTGTTAACCAAAAGTGCACTCTCTTTCAAACTTCAAAGGGTTAGTTTAGCGATATCGGCTGAGCAGCTCAAGAGAGTGATGATGAGCACCGACCTAGTGCCACTTATCTGACAGAGCAGAGACTGGGTAAATCGCAGGCAGAAAAAACCGGTTTACACCGGTTTTTTGCTCG contains:
- the lpxL gene encoding LpxL/LpxP family Kdo(2)-lipid IV(A) lauroyl/palmitoleoyl acyltransferase; translation: MVNNPTFKLAFLAPKFWPTWLSVFFMYALTWLPQGIQLWLGKMLGRLVHRLLKKRRRIADVNLRLCFPTMDAQQRADMVLKNMENTGIATFETSMAWWWPQWRLNRVVGSIKGIKYVEQAQANGKGVLLLVPHMLHLEMLGRVLGIAQPGIGFYRPHNNPLMEYFMTKGRLRSNEFLIGKRDVKGLLQALKNKKMCYYLPDQDYGRNRCEFAPFFAVSDAASTTGTLLFAGSKNCETLSLHGVRDEQGKYHIKIQPALADFPSDDPLSDVTRVNQRMEQAINEAPEQYMWLHRRFKTRPDENAPSYYE